The region TACGTCTCTTTAAAAAGACAAATTGCCTTTCAGTCAGTACCagtgtgtttttctgcatttctgaGAAACTTTCAGCTAGTTTTAATTCTTGGAACGAAGTTGTTATGTAGGCCTATGCCTTTTTGACCTGGGCGGGCACATCTGTACatcttaactttttttttaagaaagcaGAGGTTCACCCTAACACCAGCCGCTACAGTGTAAACAGACAAAGCACTCGTCACCTTACGGTCTGGTACAGCAAGCTTCAAGTACCCACCTtaacataaaaaattaaaaaagaaaaacaggaaaaaaaagtttggcCTTGCCTCCCTCACAAGAGAGATCATGTCTAAGTAGTCTTCTTTTTAATGTGGAAGTCATAATAAtggatgtgtaatgtgtgtagtaGGATGTGGAGGGGAAGGTGTTTTTGTGACATTTGTGTCcgcacccctgcctgtaccGGGTTGAACCGGATAAAGCTCCTTTCCGTTCGTTTTCTCCCCCCTCACTTGAAAATGTTGCAATATGGTCCTTGGGAAAGACATTGTGATGAGCCGTGTTTTTAAACGTTTTAGATTTTGATTGATTTTCTTCCTCGTGTGAGCAGTgggttgggggtttggggggaggCTTCTGCAGAGAAACCCCAGGCTGCCTGCAAGACCCTCAGCCGtttgatttcaattttagaACTGTCCTCACCGTGTCTTTTAGTAAACGTcccatctttttctttttttcttttctctcaaaACGGGGTAACCATAACTCTGTAGAAATGGAAGATATAGCAGATACACAAAGGAAGTGCAACCTTcgcctctctccctgccagCCACCCCGTCTCCATCCGGCTGGTGTGTGATCATTCTGACCAcgacacaaaacaaaaagacttcTGGCAATGCCCCCTTCCCTCTCAAGTTCTCGCAAGGATTCTACCTCAGTTGCTCAAAGATGTAAAGGAATACAATACTGCGGGTTTTCCCACTGTCCCGCAGAGCTGGCCTTTGTGTGCAATGAAGGATGCAAAGCATTAGTGTAACCATCTCTCCTGTACCGTCATAAAAGCCCCCCAACGCAGGGTAAAACCTGACTTTACCATCACCATCCCTCCTGTACTGTCAAAAGCCCCCAACGCAGGGTTAAACCAGACTTTCCCGTAACCATCTCTCCTGTACTGTCAAAAGCCCCCAACGCAGGGTTATTTTAAAgtataaaaagtataaataaaaaatttaaaaaaggacataaaaatgaatcatTGGTGAACTTGGCTTTGTTACCTTGTATAAAGAAAACCTGAGTTTGTACATAAttgtatacatatttctaaaccCGTTTAATTTTTCtatgcactttttttatttatgacgTTATTTGCTTAATAAAGATGTTAAGATGTTTGAACAATCTTGCATATATAGTATGCTGTCTTTTGTGCTTTTGGAACCAAACAACTGACCAAGTATGGATGCAGAACGGATGTACACCAAATAGTAAGAGCAGGGCATTGAACATGTTCTTGTAAGCTAGGAATTCAAACTAGATCTTTCAGGAAAGCTTTAAATTTGATTGATCCCATGACCGTGCTACCAGTAATGTACCATGTTCAGAACAGTTAGGAGTCATTTTCCAGATCTAATTTGGCAAACAGTTGGCTCAATGATAAAGCAAGCTGACAGTTTTATTGGTGTAGAGCTTTTTGCAGCTTCTCACAGATGCATCTACAAGAAAAAGAATACAATtataagggaaaaaaaagacaaatacaataaaatgcatgCTAAATGTCATTTGTgtcattcttaaaaaaaaaaaaaaaaaaaactcaagtaAACCATCTAAAATTTAATGTTAGGAGTAGGATTTACTTCAGTTTTTAACTGCAGACTCCGACACGGTTTATAAAAAGGTGCAAACCTCTGACCTTTGGTGCGGAGCCTTACGGGGGATAGCGGTCACAGTTGTTTTGTACTGGTAACCGTTTGATTGTGTGCATCTTTGAATGGTGTGACTTGGAATTGTGATCAGCAAAATTCTTATTCATCGCATACATACTCTCGGCTCTGAAGTGCATCTTGCGGACGTACAAAATAAGACGACGCATGGGAACGTGGGTGGACCTCTCTCCTTCAGTAAAGCAGCAGAACCTCCTGTGAATGGAGGCGTGGCTTCTCTTTCAGCTTCGCCAGGACCGCCACTGCGTCGTTTCGGTCTATGTCGTGGAACACCCTCGCCAGGTGTCCGACGGTCCATTCCGGGAATTTGGTCGTGACCGCCTCCAGCACAGACTTCAGCGGACTCTTGATGTCCCTCATGGAATATGCGTAGTTGATCCACGTAGCGGAGAAAGAGCAGCGGGTTGCTACGTGGCGGGTTGTCTTGGCAACGGAGTTCTCCGGGTCCAGCAGCATGACGAGCTCCTCCAGAACGTCCAAGTTGTCCAGCACGGTCTGCAGCGGAGCCTCCTGGATGCGGGGGGCTAGCGATAAAAACGTTTTCAACATGTTAAGTTAGCGGTTGAAGGCTCAGTGCggctgtgtacatgcatgtcgTAACATCGCCTTGATTATCAAGGAAGATCTGCGTGCTTATTCTCAGATCAAATTCGTGCACTTTCATTACATCTGTCAAATGTTACAGATCGTTGTTTTCCATGAAGTTTGAAACCCTAATTTTATCTCTGTAATATATCCTGTAGAATCCTGCATCACATTAGTGGCTGGGGAAATGATAGGAACAagcttttatttagcagatatACATTGTTATATAGTCTTTGTATTTTAggcagtttttaaatgtaatttattacaATTTATAATAGCACTCCTGTGATGCTATTACAAGATCACTCACCTAAAAGCTCATCCACTTTCTTGTCCTTGTGAGGTAGTAAGTTCATATTTTTCTTGACTGGAATAGGAAAGGACTTCAGGTCAAGTTAATATTGACTAAGGACAATTTGTTGTCTGGTACTGAGCAACCCTACCAAAAAAACCTGAAGGTTTACAGTGTTGTGAAAAACAATTTCTTGATCTTCTCTATTGTTGCATATTTGTCAAAAACTGAATGGAACTTTCAATCAAACTGCAGGGTTGCATCTGAAACATAGGCTAAATATATGATCATAGCTGGAAAAATGATAGATATTTTTAAGAGTTATGCTACTACATAGAATACAATATTGCTTTGAAAAGATACTGCCAAATGATGTGCCTCATTTTTAAAGAGATGTGCCTGGATTTTTAGAGAGTACATAGTCTGCTCTCCATGTGCATTTTTTGACTTTATCACGACTGAGACAGCAGAGGCTTACAGATGGAGACGGGATCGCAGCACAGTGCCATGATGGGGAAACTGAACCCCAAAGAAAACACAGGATTCATCTATTAGGTAACAACAGCAAGTCGTCCTTTAAACTGCACAATGCGATCTCAACACTTTTGAAACATAAATGAGCCATTCCACTCACATCAATTTCCCATTTGGCCATAATTACATCCCATAATTACACACCTTAATTTGCAGCTTGACTCACTGCCTTGCTTAgaaattttcacattttcgACTTGCTCAATCATCAGTTGATTCacattatttctctctctttggctTGATTTTGTCACTGAGTGATACGTTTTCACAGTGAAATGTGGGCGCATTGCACTTCCCTTCTGTTTAATGATGTAAAAAGGCAATTCAACTGAAATGAGTCACTTTCcatgaaatacataaaaaacagaTCTATATTGTACTGTTGTTAAGGGATACAGTGTAGGACAATCCACTGTCTTTGATGCTAAAATGGGTAACACTAGCAGCACCAAACGGTTATCAGAATTAGATAATGGAAAACAGTTCACTGAAAAGTAAATATATTCATCGGAAAGTGAAGGCAGAAAAGGGCAAGTGACATCCTGATTActgctggtttttattattggtaagttttttcaaaatgaaaaagtgtTTTCTTGTTGACAAATTTTGAATCCAACTGCTGAAAGTGAATATTTCAGACACCTGACATATGGCGCCAACCGCTATCCTTACCATTAAAAAGAGTATCAACCCAATATCAATATCTCTGCACTCACCATGACTGGGGTCTCCTTTTCTATAGCACTTCATTTTCTTGTCTTTGAAAATGAGCTGAAGAAGACCGACAAGGAACAGGAGCAGCACAGCAGCAATCCCTGAAAGCAGACGGATGAATTCAGAAGAGTTGACACACTTATCTGTGCCACATATTGGGGGAATCACACTATTTGGCATCCCGTTCCACATAGATCCCTAAAAGCTGCCTGGTAGGCTCCATTATAGGTGCTGCACACCATCAAACAAAAGAAAGCATGGAGAGATCCTTGAGAAGCCTTTCTGTGCATTCCCATTTTGAACAGGCAGTTACCAAGCCCCCTTTTTGGCCCTGGGGTCCTTGGACTGTCCGTTCTCAGGAATCAGGGTTGTCAGGGTTACGGTGAAACTTACAAGCGTAGTGGTAACTTGGGCCACTGGATCCTTCTGGAGGTAGACTGGTCATGGACTGTGATGTTAACTCCTGGCAAACATAACAAAAAACTAATGAAGACTGCAGCCATGTTAATGACTATATAACAGTTGCTTttatacagtcactgagcactttattaggaacatttttactttatcacacctacgtattcatgtgtttatctaatcagccaattgtgtggcagcattacaatgcatacaatcatgtggatacgggtcaggagcttcagttaatgttcacatcaaccatcagaatggggaaaaaaaattactttgaccatggaattgttggtggcagacagggtggtttgagtatctcaggaactacTCGTCCCTAGagcttgcaaagaatggtgcaaaaaaacaaaaaagaaatccagtgatcAACAGTtccgcagacagaaacaccttgttaatgagagacgtcagaggagaagggccagactggtcaaagctaacaggaaggtgacagtaaatgcaataaccacacattacaacagcggtatgcaaaagagcatctctgatcacacaacgcatcaaaccactaagtcggtaggctacagcagcagaagatttaataaatcttaaaaataagtctaataaatatctaataaagtgctcactgagtgtatacgcCCATGGTCACATGTTATTTAGGCATGTTTCTTCAGAACAGTTAGGAAAACATGTAAAGCCTGTCAACATTGTCTTGATCTAATGTTTTGATGGCATAAAGTAATGAAGGAAGACATACCGGtggtgcggtgggtagcactgtcgcctcacagcagggaggtcctgggttcgaatcccggtcggttGGGGCCTCTCTGGGTGGAGTCTCCCCGTgttcacagtccaaagacaagcaggttaggctgattggagagtctaaattgcccatggctatgagtgtgtgcgtgaatggtggGTGTGCCCtgctgccttttgcccaatgtatgctgggataggttccaccccccctgcaaccctgttcaggataggcGGGTTGAGATAATGGAATGGATAAATTAAGATGTCAAATTTACCGTGGTCTCAGGTCTCCGGCACTTCCCATGACTGACCATCTCCCTGCCGAGTGAGAATAAGACGGAGCAGCACAAATTACATCATGGCTTCCTTTGCAAAGGCCTTCTTTACACTTTTACTGGATACCATTGACAAATCGGATTTGTGTATAGGCCCACAatatgtgtgttttagtgtgcaTAACCAAATTTTGTTTTCTTAAGGCCAGTTCATATTCCAGCGACAGtgactgaaatcgcagaatgttGGTGAAAGTTCTATTGTCACTGTGGTTTTTGTCCTTatcaaatatatataaatgcacCCCAGTATAAACCAAATGCCTGCGGGTTCAATTCAAATCCAGTGGCTGCAGAACAGACAACCCCCAGATCCCAATCCATAATGCTGTGGTGATTCCAAATTAGggtgaataatttttttttttaaaccctcaCCACCACCAAATACAATCTTAatacaaaaaatttaaataatagtGTTTTGGGAATGCATACTAACCCAACAAAGCAACAGCATGCTATTTAAgtacattaatttaattgacTCTTAACTTGAACTTGACAGATTTGCCTTCCTGGATTCCTCCTACCTTTTATTCtttgaaaagtgtgaaaaagGCACTCACTTTTCACAACACTGTGTGTCCGTGGTAGTATTGCACAATGCCAGTGCTTGTTGGCCAGGTGGGCAGGACCTGCACTTTCTGCAGGCAACGAAACTTCCATTGTTGAACGTTCCATTTTCACACGGCTTGTGCAATGGAACTGTTCGTCCGCCGTCGTCTTGCAAACCGCAGTTTTGGGCAAACCCATACCCTGAAACCGTCAGGGTTAATGGCAGTTAGAAAATGTAAACTCTTATGTAAACTCAATATAtatgatgcccccccccccccctccctcccccaaaaGAGGGGATGGATGACCTGACCATAAGGCTgttatacactttattagggacaccTAGCTCACCTAAACCCTGACTAGGACCCTTTTTGCCTCCAGAACAGCCCTAATTGTTTGCGACATACGTACGTTAAGCAGGGTACTGGAAACATGTTTTATTCCCATCTTCaattgtccagttttggtgattaCATGACCACTGTAGCCTCTGGTGTTAGCTAACAGAACTGGGATCTGGCATGGGCTTCTGTTGCCTTAGCCCAACCTCTTCAATGTTCGACGCGTGCATTCAGAGATTACGTAAATCTGGCATGGGCTTCTGTTGCCTTAGCCCAACCTCTTCAATGTTCGACGCGTGCATTCAGAGATTACGTAAATCTGGCATGGGTTTCTGCTGCCTTAGCCCAACCTCTTCAATATTCGAGGCGTGCATTCAGAGATTACGCAAATCTGGCATGGGTTTCTGCTGCCTTAGCCCAACCTCTTCAATGTTCGACGCGTGCATTCAGAGATTACGTAAATCTGGTATGGGTTTCTGCTGCCTTAGCCCAACCTCTTCAATGTTTGACGCGTGCATTCAGAGATTACGTAAATCTGGCATGGGTTTCTGCTGCCTTAGCCCAACCTCTTCAATGTTTGACGCGTGCATTCAGAGATTATGTAAATCTGGCATGGgtttctgctgctttagccCAACCTCTTTAATTTTCAACGCTTGCATTCACAGATTACGTAAAACTTTTGTGGCTTTTCCTTTAGTTTGAATTTGTCTGTTGATTCTCCACTTAAGTCATTAAGGTGTAAtcatccacagaactgccactcactggaggtttttttttgctttttgaagcattctctgtaaactccagAGACAATAGTGCAtagaaatcccaggagagcagcTGTTTCTGATGGTGG is a window of Conger conger chromosome 1, fConCon1.1, whole genome shotgun sequence DNA encoding:
- the igflr1 gene encoding IGF-like family receptor 1 is translated as MVVYSKECWAKSDTYWNSQLGQCEPCEKRFRTKAGYGFAQNCGLQDDGGRTVPLHKPCENGTFNNGSFVACRKCRSCPPGQQALALCNTTTDTQCCEKEMVSHGKCRRPETTTPPREAPTDRDSNPGPPCCEATVLPTAPPELTSQSMTSLPPEGSSGPSYHYAWIAAVLLLFLVGLLQLIFKDKKMKCYRKGDPSHVKKNMNLLPHKDKKVDELLAPRIQEAPLQTVLDNLDVLEELVMLLDPENSVAKTTRHVATRCSFSATWINYAYSMRDIKSPLKSVLEAVTTKFPEWTVGHLARVFHDIDRNDAVAVLAKLKEKPRLHSQEVLLLY